The following coding sequences lie in one Chelatococcus sp. YT9 genomic window:
- a CDS encoding ABC transporter permease, with protein sequence MLAYALRRIAQAVPILFLVSLISFGIMQLVPGDPAAMLAGPNATPAELAQLRQNLGLDRSFLVQLGIFYSNLFHGDLGHSLILGQPVLETVIERSPISISLAIYSLVLTVLFGISIGMVAAMRHNRILDQVAMVIALLGVSVPNFWLGLVMIVLFSVQLGWLPTGGYVPFTEDPIAWLRSATMPAISMALMQIGLLARLTRSTMLEILGQDYIRTARAKGLRETTIIVRHAMSNVLMPIVTVIGMILSVLLSGSVIVETIFAVPGIGALLGNAILARDYPMIQGGLLFVASALLLLNIAVDLVYAWLDPRVRLQ encoded by the coding sequence ATGCTAGCTTATGCTCTGAGGCGCATTGCTCAGGCTGTGCCGATCCTGTTCCTTGTCAGCCTCATCTCCTTCGGCATCATGCAACTGGTGCCGGGCGACCCGGCGGCGATGCTGGCCGGTCCCAACGCGACGCCAGCTGAACTGGCGCAATTGCGACAGAACCTCGGGCTGGATAGGTCCTTCCTCGTTCAGCTCGGCATTTTCTATTCGAATCTCTTTCACGGTGATCTCGGTCATTCGCTGATCCTCGGCCAGCCTGTGCTGGAGACCGTCATCGAGCGCTCGCCCATCAGCATATCGCTGGCGATCTACTCGCTCGTGCTGACAGTGTTGTTCGGCATTTCGATCGGCATGGTGGCCGCGATGCGCCACAATCGCATTCTCGACCAGGTCGCCATGGTGATCGCCCTTCTCGGCGTATCGGTGCCCAATTTCTGGCTTGGCCTCGTCATGATCGTGCTGTTCTCGGTGCAGCTCGGGTGGCTCCCGACCGGCGGCTACGTACCTTTCACCGAAGATCCGATCGCATGGCTGCGCAGTGCGACGATGCCGGCGATCTCCATGGCCTTGATGCAGATTGGTCTGCTCGCGCGCCTCACACGTTCCACGATGCTGGAAATCCTTGGACAGGACTATATTCGCACCGCCCGCGCGAAAGGGCTGCGCGAGACCACGATTATCGTGCGGCATGCCATGTCCAACGTGCTCATGCCGATCGTCACGGTCATCGGCATGATCCTGTCCGTCCTTTTATCTGGATCGGTCATCGTAGAAACCATCTTCGCGGTGCCGGGCATTGGGGCGCTCTTGGGAAATGCGATTCTCGCGCGTGATTATCCGATGATTCAGGGCGGCCTTCTCTTTGTCGCTTCTGCGCTACTTCTCCTGAACATTGCAGTCGATCTTGTTTACGCATGGCTTGATCCGCGGGTGCGCCTCCAATGA
- a CDS encoding ABC transporter substrate-binding protein: MALIKARLLACTAVAAGLLSWGTAAAQAEICGRKGGDLVFGMEAKLSTLDQHVNAANATRNVAMNIFETLMTRDENMAPVLDLAESLDVSDDGKTYTFKLRPGVKFHNGKPLTSADVAGSFARYKRVGIDRSALDAVDRWETPDDATFRIILKEPRATFLESISASTVPIVIVPADQSNAEPTQLKPIGTGPFELVEFVADSHVKVKRFDGYVPNKTLKGISGFAGQKEACLDTVTFRTLAEPGARTAALETGEVQIVEDVPTLSRERLTKNKDIKVVQLDYAGLNLTYPNLSQAPTDNLKVRQAILASLNMEDIMDAASDGAFSLNPSFQFPGQTYYSEAGSELYNQNNPEKAKALLKEAGYKGEKVVLLTTRDIPRAYTTALVMSEQMKAAGINAELLVLDWPTALGMSVNENKGWNFFFTTWITVTAQGGAQSLRNLADPSNVHKPVGNKSDEEFMKQFNILSSSPDLEKRKEAFAKAQARVFDQVMAIPFGAIPKIQATRANVEGYVPFFNTRVSNVWLKQ; encoded by the coding sequence ATGGCACTTATCAAGGCACGACTTCTGGCCTGCACTGCTGTGGCGGCTGGCCTTCTGAGCTGGGGGACGGCCGCGGCACAGGCTGAGATCTGCGGCCGAAAGGGGGGCGATCTCGTTTTCGGCATGGAAGCCAAGCTCAGCACGCTCGACCAGCACGTGAACGCTGCGAACGCAACACGCAATGTCGCGATGAACATCTTCGAGACATTGATGACGCGCGACGAGAACATGGCTCCCGTTCTCGACCTCGCGGAGTCGCTTGATGTCAGCGACGATGGGAAGACCTATACGTTCAAGCTGCGCCCCGGAGTGAAGTTCCACAATGGGAAGCCGCTGACATCTGCCGATGTCGCAGGATCCTTCGCGCGCTACAAGCGCGTTGGTATCGACCGATCGGCGCTGGACGCGGTCGACCGTTGGGAGACGCCCGATGACGCGACCTTCCGCATTATCCTGAAGGAGCCGCGCGCGACGTTCTTGGAAAGCATCTCGGCGTCGACAGTGCCGATCGTGATCGTGCCAGCCGACCAATCGAATGCCGAGCCGACTCAGTTAAAGCCCATCGGCACCGGGCCGTTCGAGCTGGTGGAGTTCGTTGCTGACAGTCACGTCAAGGTGAAGCGCTTCGACGGCTATGTGCCGAACAAGACGCTCAAGGGCATTTCGGGCTTCGCCGGGCAGAAGGAAGCCTGCCTCGATACTGTCACGTTCCGCACGCTCGCTGAACCCGGCGCACGAACGGCGGCGCTGGAAACCGGCGAGGTCCAGATTGTCGAAGACGTGCCGACGCTATCGCGTGAGAGGCTGACAAAAAACAAGGACATCAAGGTCGTTCAGCTCGACTATGCTGGCCTGAACCTGACTTATCCCAATCTTTCCCAGGCGCCGACCGACAATCTCAAGGTGCGCCAGGCGATTTTGGCCTCTCTGAACATGGAAGACATTATGGATGCGGCTAGCGATGGGGCTTTCAGCCTTAATCCGTCGTTCCAGTTTCCTGGACAGACTTATTACAGCGAGGCAGGCAGCGAGCTTTACAATCAAAACAACCCGGAAAAGGCCAAGGCCCTTCTGAAGGAAGCGGGGTATAAGGGCGAGAAGGTCGTGCTGCTGACGACGCGTGATATTCCACGTGCTTATACGACCGCGCTCGTCATGTCCGAGCAGATGAAGGCGGCTGGCATCAATGCCGAGCTTCTGGTGCTCGACTGGCCGACGGCGCTTGGCATGAGCGTCAACGAGAACAAGGGCTGGAATTTCTTCTTCACGACCTGGATCACCGTGACTGCCCAGGGCGGGGCCCAGTCCTTACGCAATCTTGCTGATCCGTCCAATGTGCATAAGCCCGTCGGCAACAAGTCTGACGAAGAATTCATGAAGCAGTTCAATATTCTGTCGTCGAGCCCGGATCTCGAAAAACGCAAGGAGGCCTTTGCCAAGGCACAAGCCCGTGTGTTCGATCAGGTCATGGCCATCCCCTTCGGTGCCATTCCGAAGATTCAAGCAACACGAGCGAATGTCGAGGGGTATGTGCCCTTCTTCAACACGCGTGTCTCCAATGTCTGGCTGAAGCAATAA
- a CDS encoding RraA family protein → MAETIIDAYPSLRDMREHYFSALLSDVLDDLGYVNQAMPHTIRPLDETSVMVGRARTALYLEVYERPQPGENPYELEIALVDSLKRDEIPVFACGMSGRIAPWGGLLSTAANFRGSAGALMDGCVRDTREIRSIGYPVFHGGIAPIDSKGRGKIVALDVGIECAGVKVASGDLVFGDVDGVVVVPRAVEADVLRRASERLKGERNTLAELAAGETLANVFAKFGIL, encoded by the coding sequence ATGGCCGAGACCATAATTGATGCTTACCCGTCGTTGCGTGACATGCGAGAGCACTACTTCAGCGCCCTCTTGTCCGATGTGCTGGATGATCTGGGCTACGTGAACCAGGCGATGCCCCACACCATCCGGCCACTCGATGAGACGAGTGTGATGGTGGGGCGTGCGCGCACCGCGCTCTATCTTGAGGTCTACGAGCGGCCGCAGCCTGGCGAAAATCCCTACGAGCTGGAAATCGCGCTTGTCGACAGCCTCAAGCGCGACGAGATTCCGGTCTTCGCCTGTGGCATGTCCGGACGGATCGCGCCCTGGGGCGGACTTCTCAGCACCGCCGCCAATTTCCGTGGCTCCGCTGGCGCCCTCATGGACGGCTGCGTCCGCGACACGCGTGAGATCCGCTCCATCGGTTACCCCGTCTTCCATGGCGGCATTGCCCCGATCGATTCCAAGGGACGGGGGAAGATCGTCGCGCTCGATGTCGGAATTGAATGCGCAGGGGTAAAGGTCGCGAGCGGCGACCTTGTCTTTGGCGACGTGGACGGGGTCGTCGTTGTGCCAAGAGCTGTCGAGGCTGACGTCCTGCGGCGGGCTTCAGAGCGCCTCAAGGGCGAACGCAACACCTTGGCAGAGCTCGCGGCGGGCGAGACGCTGGCGAATGTCTTCGCCAAGTTCGGCATTCTCTGA